A portion of the Triticum dicoccoides isolate Atlit2015 ecotype Zavitan unplaced genomic scaffold, WEW_v2.0 scaffold159802, whole genome shotgun sequence genome contains these proteins:
- the LOC119344218 gene encoding oryzain alpha chain-like: protein MSNSMALMAVASLLLLLISLAAADIHIPHRERSEEETRRIFVEWKAKYGRSYDSTGEEERRYATFKDNLLRNIDQPAAEHRSAAEHFML, encoded by the coding sequence ATGAGCAACTCCATGGCTCTCATGGCCGTCGcatcgctgctgctactgctgataTCGCTTGCGGCGGCGGACATCCACATACCGCAcagggagaggagcgaggaggagacGCGGCGGATCTTCGTGGAGTGGAAGGCCAAGTACGGGAGGAGCTACGACTCCACCGGCGAGGAGGAGCGCCGGTACGCGACGTTCAAGGACAACCTGCTGCGGAACATCGATCAACCTGCTGCGGAACATCGATCAGCTGCGGAACATTTCATGTTGTAA